The following coding sequences are from one Nonlabens arenilitoris window:
- the nadC gene encoding carboxylating nicotinate-nucleotide diphosphorylase translates to MEYGSAAFKEEIKRIITNALREDVGDGDHSSLSCIPTTATGKARLLVKDEGILAGVEFAKAVFHEVDPDLEIDVKINDGSAVKYGDEAFYVTGSSQSILKAERLALNAMQRMSAIATKTKSFVDALEGTKTKILDTRKTTPGIRVLEKWAVKIGGGVNHRFGLYDVIMLKDNHIDFAGGVSKAIQKTKQYLKDTNRDLKIIVEARDLEEIKEILTNDGVYRILIDNFNYEDTRKAVELIGDQCLTESSGGITLETAPQYAACGVDFISSGALTHSVYNLDLSLKAVHE, encoded by the coding sequence ATGGAATACGGAAGCGCAGCATTTAAAGAAGAAATTAAACGCATTATAACTAACGCCTTAAGAGAAGATGTAGGTGATGGAGATCACAGTAGCTTATCCTGTATTCCTACAACAGCGACTGGTAAAGCACGTTTATTAGTAAAAGATGAAGGTATATTAGCTGGTGTAGAATTTGCAAAGGCCGTTTTTCATGAAGTAGATCCTGACTTAGAAATTGATGTAAAAATAAATGACGGTAGCGCTGTAAAGTATGGTGATGAGGCTTTTTACGTAACGGGTTCTTCACAGTCTATATTAAAAGCAGAGCGATTAGCATTAAATGCTATGCAACGCATGAGTGCTATCGCTACAAAAACCAAAAGTTTTGTTGACGCACTAGAAGGAACTAAGACTAAAATTCTAGATACAAGAAAGACCACGCCGGGCATAAGAGTCCTTGAAAAGTGGGCTGTAAAAATAGGTGGTGGTGTTAATCATAGATTTGGCCTTTATGATGTAATCATGCTTAAGGATAATCATATAGATTTTGCCGGTGGTGTCAGTAAAGCGATTCAAAAGACAAAACAATACCTAAAAGATACTAATCGTGATTTAAAGATTATTGTTGAGGCTAGAGATCTAGAAGAGATTAAAGAGATATTAACTAATGATGGTGTATATCGTATATTAATTGATAATTTTAATTATGAAGACACCCGTAAGGCTGTTGAATTGATAGGTGATCAGTGCTTAACAGAAAGTAGTGGTGGCATCACACTGGAAACAGCACCTCAATATGCAGCATGTGGAGTAGACTTTATCTCAAGTGGCGCTTTAACACATAGCGTTTATAATCTAGATTTAAGTCTTAAAGCGGTCCATGAGTAA
- a CDS encoding YihY/virulence factor BrkB family protein — MSKTKDLLDRIPILRWPVNLANKIRIPGLEGMTLYDVAETYIIGIAQGAFSARASAISYSFFMAIFPFLLFVLNLIPFIPIENFQNEFLEFVIELLPAQAVSIFDQIFKEIALQGNTGLLTIAFVSSLIFMSNGVNAVFNGFERSYHTDFNRGFFRQYAISLAVSVMLTIFLLIMVIVAGYVEYLLEELRKSNIMSETGQGGTLVLVRYLIVIILTYIFVAVLYYFGTRDGRQTRFFSIGATVTTVLIVLLSVLYGVYIDNFTSYNEIYGSIGALLILMIYIWLNSNILLLGFELNASLRKLKAQNLNT; from the coding sequence ATGAGTAAAACCAAAGATCTACTAGACCGTATACCTATTTTGCGATGGCCAGTCAACCTAGCAAATAAAATACGTATACCAGGATTAGAAGGAATGACTCTTTATGATGTGGCAGAAACCTATATTATAGGAATCGCACAAGGAGCATTTTCAGCTAGGGCTAGTGCGATAAGCTATAGCTTTTTTATGGCTATATTTCCTTTTTTATTATTTGTTTTAAATCTGATTCCTTTTATACCCATTGAAAATTTTCAGAATGAATTCTTAGAGTTTGTCATAGAACTATTACCAGCACAAGCGGTAAGTATCTTTGATCAAATATTCAAAGAAATTGCTCTTCAAGGAAATACAGGGCTTTTAACCATTGCCTTTGTATCATCTTTAATCTTTATGTCTAACGGTGTTAACGCTGTTTTTAATGGTTTTGAAAGGTCTTACCATACCGATTTTAATCGTGGATTTTTTAGACAATATGCTATATCACTAGCCGTATCAGTGATGCTTACCATCTTTCTATTAATAATGGTAATAGTTGCTGGTTATGTTGAATATCTACTTGAAGAATTACGTAAATCCAATATCATGAGTGAAACTGGTCAAGGAGGAACTCTAGTATTAGTAAGATATTTAATTGTAATAATACTGACATATATTTTTGTTGCAGTGCTCTATTATTTTGGCACAAGAGATGGTCGTCAAACACGATTTTTTTCAATAGGAGCCACGGTAACAACAGTTTTAATTGTTTTATTATCAGTTCTTTATGGTGTCTATATTGATAACTTCACATCTTATAACGAGATCTATGGATCCATAGGTGCATTACTGATCTTAATGATTTATATATGGCTCAATTCCAATATATTACTTCTAGGATTTGAATTAAATGCCTCTCTTAGAAAATTAAAGGCACAGAATTTGAATACTTAA